GCCCAATGCGTCTTTTTGAGCGGTTATGTACTGGAAGGCTGTTTCTTTTGCATCATTTGTATATTGAATCAAGCACTCATGCGTAAATCTGGGGCCGCATCTTTCTATTAGAGATTCCCTGAAGTTTTCTTCAATGTGTGTTTTGGAGATGTAGTTATAGAGGAGACTTCTGTCTGCTTCCATTTCCATAAATACATTAAATGCATCATGCCTGTTTTTAAGAGACTCAAGGGTTCTAATCCATTCTACAAGCTTTTCATAGTTATATCTGTAAGTGTGTTTCCCATCTGAAATTATAGACTTTTGGTAATAGTTCGGTTGCACGAACACATAATCAAAGAACTCAAATGCTCCTGGGTACTTTCCCATAGGGAATATATTCGTTCCTGCAAGATTCAGCGTGCATGCGGATGGAATCCAGATGAACTCAAAACCATTGTTGTGAATGCTTTCTGCCATGTCTCTAATAATGCTGAAGGAAATCCCTGCCTGTTTTTGTATCTGGTCCTCTTTAAACATCCATGCATTTTCTAATGTCCAGTAGAACCCTTTGAGGTTCGTGTCGCTTGACGTCATAAAGTCCTCGATCCACCCGGCCCAATATGACCCCTCAAACCTGCCGGCAGTATCCCCCACTGGGCGCTTGCTGGGGTTGAAGAAAGGAATAGGGGCATAATAAGATATATCCATCTCATCTTGCAGATATCTGGAAAGATAGTGTGCATCTTCACGTCCATTTCCTGTATATCGTATATGCTTATAGGAAAACAGCACAACGGCAGAGTCAAAACCCAAGTTTCTGAACTCTCTTGCAGTGCCACTCATTCTTGACTTATACCCGGAGCCGTTCCACTTAACCCACCACAGACCAAACTTCGACATAAGGAATCACCAACTGCTAGTAGTTAATGACCATATAAAAACCTTCTGGTTAAACAAAACCATTAAAAACGTCCTAAAAGTTCCAAAATAGGTTGAAATTATGGCATAGTAATCCCTTACTCCTGCGTATTTGTGGAGAAGTGTGGAGTTGTTTGCCATTTTTCTGCATAAAAAATGGCCTAAAGGTTTAAAAATTAACAATTTAATGTTAATTTTAGTGCCTTCTCAGCAGGAGACCCGTCGTAGTGGCTAGAATTATGAACGCGGGCCCGCAGATTTTGCTGTTTTCTTTTGTGCTGGTGGGATGAGAGGGGGTGGTTTTGATTGGTGGGGTGTGGGGAGTGTCCGTTGAATTCGCCGTGACGTTCTCACCCGCTGATTTGGTCGTGTTCACGCTCGCCTTCTCACAGACGAACTTTTCCAGGCTCAAAACACTGGGAGGACGGACGGTTTTGTTCTCAACCGTAAAGAGTAGAGGGACCTCATCAATACTTACCCCTACCGGGACCTGGATGACTCCAGTGTTAATCAAGACAGCCCCCCGTTTTGCCATAAACGCTTCCAGCTTCAGATTTGAAGCGTTGACCCCCTCAGGGAGTGCGAGGGTGTAGCTTTTTCTTCTTAATGTAAAGTGGAGCCTTCCGTTCTCAATTCTTACGGGAGAGCCAGCGAGGGAAACGTTAGGAGGTTTAAAGGCAGAGGCGTTCCAGATGAATCCCCTGCAGGTGTTTATTTTTGTCCCGTTGGGATATGAAACGATTCTGCACGTTGAAACGTTTTCCAAGCAGGTTCCGTTGAACCTGTAGAGCGTCTTCACTATCACGTTTTTGAGAAGTGTGAAGTTGTGGGGTCTGCCTTCAACTGTAATGGTTATGTTTTGATATGGAACGCGGGTGCTGGTGACGGTTAAAACGTAGAGCGTCCCGCTCATAAACCCGACAGAAATTCTCTGCCCGATGCCGGTGCCTCCAAGCAGGATTGTTTTGTTCCCGTCGGTGAGGAGGTAGTACTCATCGGGTATGCCAACCAGCACCGGCGTCCATTCTCCTGCTATCATCTCGCAGGCATAACTGTTCTTGACAACTTCAATGAGGAGCCAGCCGTTGAAAGAGCTGATTGAATTTACAGAATAAAGCTCATACGACGAGCAATCCGCCGAAACGAGCGGAAGGGAGAAGAGCAGGAGAAATATTACCGCAAGTCCGGAAAAGTTCGTTTTCTTCACCTCCTGCACCTCCCTGCAGTAACGACCGCTGAAATTAGAGTGGCAAGAACGAGCAACCCCGATCCGCAGATGCCATCTTTGGTTTCTTTCGTGCTGGTTGGTGTTTTCGTTGTATTTGATGAGATTGTTGTTCTGTTAGGGGCGGTACTAGTCCCAGCGGTCGTGCTGGTGGATGTAGTCACGTTCGCTTTCTCGCAGACCGTCACGTTGGCTATCTTAACACTGTCTGGGAACCAGTAGCGTAGAAAGGGGGCGTTCGGCGGGACGAAGTCGTCCCTTGTAACGTTCATGTTAAGGTAAACGAGGGTGATGTTCTTCACGTGACCCTCCTTTTTGAGGAGGAAGTAAATCGGAAAAACGCTCGAATTGACGACTTCAGTGGGGCCAGGAGACCACCTCAGCGCGTTCTTGCTCATTGTGATCCACACGTCGCTCATATTTGCGTAGTCCCATTTTTTGAAGCTCGGGGACTGAAGCTCAATCCGCCAGCCATTTATCTCGTCGCTGATTTTTCCCCTTGGGAGCTTAAGCCAGCTAACATTGACCAGCCCAATGCATAAGTTTTTTGGATTGAAGAGGTAGATGCCATGGACATGAGTCATCGGAGGGTAGAACGTAAGGTTCAGGTACCAGCTCCCGTTTATGAAGCGCGCACCATTAAGAGAATGGCTGAGAATGTAGGGGTAAAGGGCCCTGAACTGGTCAAGGAGGGTGCTATAGTTTGGGTAAAGAGCTCTGAACGCAGGCGTGAAGTTGAGAATGTGGAGCTGGGAGTCATTGAAGTAGAAGAGATATTCCTCTCCCCCAAGAACCTCCCCGGTGGTTGCGTTGGCGCAGTTGATTCCCGAGAGGGGAGGACAGTATGGCTCGTAAGTGAGGATGAGGAGAGGGATAAAAGCGTCGCTTCCGTTGGAGATGACGGAGTACCGAACGTTATAGACGTAATCGACTGATTCAACTGAAACCACCGTTTTGGAAAAGAGGGTGAGGAAGAGGAACAGGATGACGATGGTTTTAAACGTACGGTTCATTGAGTTCCCTCCGGCAACGTTCTTGGAGTGCGTCTATCACTTTGAGGTCATTGCTGAAGTAGTAGGCCCGGTCCGATGGTTCCCATCCGATGTCGTGTAATGCCCTCATGTAATCCAGGGCATAGTTTATTGCTTTCCCATGCTCGTGCTCCTTGCAGTTTTCATAACAGGTTTTGAGGTTGCGGTCACACGTCATGTTTTCGGGGCATTTGGAGGAATACCCGCACGGAATGCCCCGGACGGTCCTGTCTGCTTCCATCTCTATTGAGACCGTTGTCGTGGAGTTGGGGTTTTGTTCTTTGATTTTCTTTGGGAGTTCTTCGTAAATCCAACGGATTTTCTCTACGAGTTTCTCGTAAGTGTAGGGCAAACCGTGGTTCCCCTTTTCATCGAGTGTTGGATACTGATAATAGTTTGGCTGGACGAAGACATAATCAAAGTAGCCTCCGATTTTGAGTATTCCATCAAAAGCATCCTTACGCAAGTATGTCACACCCCTGTTCCCAGTTGCTGGAATCCAGATTAGTTCCTGCCCGTGGTCGTGAACGTAGTTGGACATCTTTTGAATGAATTCCACAGACACACCGGTGCCATCATTGGGAGTAGTTTGAAGACAGCTCTCGTAACTCCAGTAAAAGCCGAGCCTGTTGCTGTCAACGACACTAAGGACACCGTCAATCCAGTCCTTCCAGTAGGAATTATTGAATCCCTCGGACGGGTTATCCCTCGGTTTTTTACTCTCGTACTTGTAGAAAGGGATCGGCACGTAGTAATTCATGCTGCCGATCCTTGATGAGAGCCACAAAGCCATGCGAAGCCCATCATCATAACCGTTTCCAGTATAGTTGATTCCCTTTCCTTCTCCACTGAGGAAGACTACCCTGTCAAAACCCCTGTTCTTGAACCACTGGACGGCTTCATCGTAAGAAGTTGGCCGTTTTCCTCCAAGGGTCATCCTCGAGGTGTAAGTTCTAAGATTCTCGTCCCATCGGACCCACCACAGACCAAACTTCAACATAAGGAATCCCCAACTGCCAGTAGTTAACAGCCAATATAAAAACCTTCTGGTTAAACAAAACCATTAAAAACGTCCTAAAAGTTCCAAAATAGGTTGAAATTATGAGAGTGGTAATCCCTTACTCCCGCGTATTTGTGGAGAAGTGTGGAGTTGTTTGCCATTTTTCTGCTTAAAAAGGCTTAAATATGGGCAATTTTTAACATTTTAACGTCAAAACTTGAGGTGATCCTTATGATTAAGCCCCGCGATGAGCTCGGAACTGCTATGACCGATTCTGCCCAGAAGATAGTGCTCCTCGGAAGCGGTGAGCTTGGAAAGGAGATAGCCATCGAGGCCCAGCGCCTCGGCGTGGAAGTTATCGCCGTTGACCGCTACGCCAACGCTCCGGCCATGCAGGTTGCACACCGCTCCTACGTCGGTGACATGAAGAACGCTGACTTCCTCTGGAGCGTCATCGAGCGCGAAAGGCCGGATGCGATAATCCCTGAGATAGAGGCCATAAACCTTGACGCCCTCTTCGAGCTTGAGAAGGACGGCCACTTCGTCGTCCCGAACGCCAAGGCCACGTGGATAGCGATGCACCGCGAGAGGACGAGGGAAGCCCTCGCGAAGGAAGCTAAAGTTCCGACCTCACGCTACGCCTACGCAACGACCCTCGACGAGCTCTACGATGCCTGCGAGAAGATCGGCTACCCCTGCCACACCAAGGCCATAATGAGCTCCTCGGGAAAGGGCTCCTACTTCGTGAAGGGCCCGGAGGACGTTCCGAAGGCCTGGGAGGTGGCCAAGATGGAGGCCCGCGGCAGCGCCGACAAGATAATCGTCGAGGAGCACATAGACTTCGACGTTGAGATAACCGAGCTTGCCGTCAGGCACTACGACGAGAACGGTGAGATCGTTACCACCTTCCCGAAGCCGGTCGGCCACTACCAGATTGACGGCGACTATCACGCGAGCTGGCAGCCGGCGGAGATAAGCGAAAAGGCCGAGCGCGAGGTTTACAGGGTAGCCAAGCGCATAACGGACGTCCTCGGCGGCCTCGGACTGTTTGGCGTTGAGATGTTCGTTAAGGGCGACAAGGTCTGGGCGAACGAGGTCTCCCCGAGGCCCCACGATACGGGCATGGTTACGCTTGCATCCCATCCTACAGGGTTCTCCGAGTTCGGACTCCACCTCAGGGCAGTCCTCGGCCTTTCGATACCCGGCGAGTGGGTCGAAGAGTATCGTCTGTTCCCGCTCCTAACGCCCGCAGCTACTCACGTAATCAAGGCCAACGTTTCAGGCTACTCCCCGCGCTTCCGCGGCTTGGTCAGAGCCATGAGCGTCCCCAGCTCGACGATTCGTCTCTTTGGAAAGCCTGAGGCATACCCTGGCAGAAGGCTGGGTGTTGCGCTCGCGTGGGACAGGGATGTGCAGGAGGCAAAGAGACGTGCCGAGATGGTGGCGCATATGGTTGAGCTTAGAACCCGGAGTTCAGAGTGGCACTCCCAGGATTATGAAAAAGCCGGTCATCTCTGCGGGCTCTAGCCCCTCCTCTCTTTGTTTAGGGTATGCACCAATGCATACAATCGGTCCAATAGTTTGGATAAAATCCGAAAAATTTAAATTTTAGTATTCCAACTACATGCGTCTGGTGTTTGCTGGAATAAGATGCTTGAATGATGGGCCGATTTAAATATATGGATGAAACAAGTCGTGTGGAATAATGCGTTGTGCGGGTTAAAATATTGGAATCGGGGGGTTTCCCCTCATTTCATTATATTTTGGCTACATTCTTCCCTTTTCGCGGTATTCCTCAAGCTTTTTTCTGAGCTTTTCATCCCCTAGCGCCAGAATCTCAACCGCCAGCAGGGCCGCGTTCTTTCCGTTGTCTATTCCCACTGCAGCAACCGGAACTCCGGGCGGCATCTGGGCTATGCTGAGGAGGGCGTCGAGGCCGTCGAGCTTCGCCGAAACGGGGACTCCTATAACGGGCTTAACTGTGTGGGCCGCTATCACACCCGGCAGCGCGGCGCTCAGACCTGCAATGGCGATGAAAACGTCGTAGTCTTTCCTGGCCAGCTCCTCAACCTTCTTCGGATTCCTGTGGGCCGAGGCGACCTCAACGTCGTACTCAACGCCAAACTCGTCGAGAACTGCCGTAACCTTCTCCGCTATATGGGAATCGCTCCTGCTTCCCATCACCACGAGCACCTTCATGGACTTCACCGGAGGAAGTTCACTTCGACCTTTATAAATTTTGTCATTTCAATGTAAAAACAAAGCTTAAAAACTTAAGTTTTTGACAAATACATGGTGAAGCTCATGAAGGTTCTGCTCGTTGGAGGCGGCGGTAGGGAGAACGCCATCGGTGAGGCGCTCGTGAGAAGCGGCGCCGAGCTGTACGTCGTTTCGAAGCACAGAAACCCCGGGCTGGCAAGGCTGGCAAAGGACTACGGTCTGGCCAGGGAAACGGATATCGAGAAAGTTATCGAACTCGCCAGGGGATGGGGAATAGAACTTGCCTTCATAGGCCCGGAGGCCCCCCTGGAGAGGGGGATCGTTGATGCGCTCGAGGAGAAGGGTATCCCTGCGGTGGGGCCGACCAGGGAAGCTGCACAGCTCGAGACCAACAAGGCCTTCGCTAGGGCCTTCATGGAGAAGTATGAGATTCCCGGCAGGAAGCTCTTCCGTGTCTTTGAGGACGTTACCGAGATGCGCTCGTGGATAGACGACTTCGGGAAGCCCGTCGTTGTGAAGCCCCTTGGCCTGACGGGCGGTAAGGGAGTTAAGGTCGTTGGCTACCAGTTGCGGGACAACGAGGAGGCCAAAGCCTACGCCGAGGAACTCATCAGGAGGGACGGTAAAGTCCTCATCGAGGAGC
The window above is part of the Thermococcus sp. JdF3 genome. Proteins encoded here:
- a CDS encoding DUF4855 domain-containing protein, whose translation is MSKFGLWWVKWNGSGYKSRMSGTAREFRNLGFDSAVVLFSYKHIRYTGNGREDAHYLSRYLQDEMDISYYAPIPFFNPSKRPVGDTAGRFEGSYWAGWIEDFMTSSDTNLKGFYWTLENAWMFKEDQIQKQAGISFSIIRDMAESIHNNGFEFIWIPSACTLNLAGTNIFPMGKYPGAFEFFDYVFVQPNYYQKSIISDGKHTYRYNYEKLVEWIRTLESLKNRHDAFNVFMEMEADRSLLYNYISKTHIEENFRESLIERCGPRFTHECLIQYTNDAKETAFQYITAQKDALGWKYGNLAYYFSVDFDVIREMEGFSRRFGEEYV
- a CDS encoding DUF4855 domain-containing protein; translation: MLKFGLWWVRWDENLRTYTSRMTLGGKRPTSYDEAVQWFKNRGFDRVVFLSGEGKGINYTGNGYDDGLRMALWLSSRIGSMNYYVPIPFYKYESKKPRDNPSEGFNNSYWKDWIDGVLSVVDSNRLGFYWSYESCLQTTPNDGTGVSVEFIQKMSNYVHDHGQELIWIPATGNRGVTYLRKDAFDGILKIGGYFDYVFVQPNYYQYPTLDEKGNHGLPYTYEKLVEKIRWIYEELPKKIKEQNPNSTTTVSIEMEADRTVRGIPCGYSSKCPENMTCDRNLKTCYENCKEHEHGKAINYALDYMRALHDIGWEPSDRAYYFSNDLKVIDALQERCRRELNEPYV
- the purT gene encoding phosphoribosylglycinamide formyltransferase 2 yields the protein MIKPRDELGTAMTDSAQKIVLLGSGELGKEIAIEAQRLGVEVIAVDRYANAPAMQVAHRSYVGDMKNADFLWSVIERERPDAIIPEIEAINLDALFELEKDGHFVVPNAKATWIAMHRERTREALAKEAKVPTSRYAYATTLDELYDACEKIGYPCHTKAIMSSSGKGSYFVKGPEDVPKAWEVAKMEARGSADKIIVEEHIDFDVEITELAVRHYDENGEIVTTFPKPVGHYQIDGDYHASWQPAEISEKAEREVYRVAKRITDVLGGLGLFGVEMFVKGDKVWANEVSPRPHDTGMVTLASHPTGFSEFGLHLRAVLGLSIPGEWVEEYRLFPLLTPAATHVIKANVSGYSPRFRGLVRAMSVPSSTIRLFGKPEAYPGRRLGVALAWDRDVQEAKRRAEMVAHMVELRTRSSEWHSQDYEKAGHLCGL
- the purE gene encoding 5-(carboxyamino)imidazole ribonucleotide mutase; this translates as MKVLVVMGSRSDSHIAEKVTAVLDEFGVEYDVEVASAHRNPKKVEELARKDYDVFIAIAGLSAALPGVIAAHTVKPVIGVPVSAKLDGLDALLSIAQMPPGVPVAAVGIDNGKNAALLAVEILALGDEKLRKKLEEYREKGRM